A region from the Gammaproteobacteria bacterium genome encodes:
- a CDS encoding DNA-binding protein, whose protein sequence is MTHHGMKPQSELHKRAFREREAAAYIGMSTSFLRQDRMNGSRETRTPGPRWIKVGRAIRYLKEDLDIWLDEHRVSGAPRALP, encoded by the coding sequence ATGACTCACCATGGAATGAAGCCCCAGTCAGAACTTCATAAACGCGCCTTTCGGGAACGAGAGGCAGCGGCATACATTGGGATGTCTACATCCTTTCTCAGACAAGACCGAATGAACGGTTCTCGAGAAACCCGCACTCCGGGCCCACGCTGGATAAAAGTGGGAAGGGCGATCCGCTACCTGAAGGAGGATCTCGATATTTGGTTGGACGAGCACCGCGTTTCCGGTGCGCCGAGAGCACTGCCATGA